The window AAAGCTCTTCAAGTTGCTTCTCTTCCTTAACTTGCTGTATCATTACCACTTTTTCTGCACCTGCAACTACTACATTATCTGCACCTGCATGGGTAAATCTATAGCTGTCCTTTCCTTCTTTATCTATGTCAATATTATGGGCATCATGCTTCAATACTCCCACTGTATAGTTTCTTTTCTTGAAAATTGGGATTAAACCCTCAATAAGAGTGGTTTTACCACATCCTGAAACTGTAGAAACAATCGAGATAATCTTTTGTCCTCTTTTTTTTCTTGAGAATATATTTTCCATATAACCTATCTCCTTTAAACTATATACTTTAAAGATATAATTTTACATTATAATCTACCTTACAGTATTGGCAATAACCACTCTTACTTTTTAGGGCTTATCTATATTTATTCCGCTACCTTAGCACCGAACTTCTTCTTGTAGTCATTGTATCTATCTACAATTTCTTTTTCAGCTGCTACTTGATCATCAATCTTTTCAAGCTTAACAGCAGTATACTTAAACTCTGGTGTCTTACTTACAGGATCTAAGTGACCACTTGTTAGTTCATTACATGCTCCTACCCACCATTGGTAAGTCATGTAAGTTGCACCCTTCTTAGCTCTTTCAGTAATTGATGCTCTAGTTATAGTAGTTCCACGTCTTGAAGTTACCTTAACTAGTTCTCCATCCTTTATTTTGTACTTCTTAGCATCTTCTGGGTTGATTTGGATTAGTCCTGGCTCATCAGCAAGTTCAGTTAGTGCTCTACAATTACCTGTCATTGTTCTAACTGAGTAGTGTCCAACTTCTCTAACTGTTGAAAGTATAAGTGGGAACTCTTCTGTTAGCTTATCGCCTGGCTCTCTCCATTCAGCCGCTACTAGTTGTGCCTTTCCTGTTGGAGTTGTAAACTTGTTACCTTCATATAGGTATGGTGTACCCTTACTTTCCGCTGTAGCACATGGCCATTGAACACCACCAAGTTTTTCAAGCTTTTCGTATGTTGCACCTGCAAATAGTGGAGCAACGCTTAGAAGTTCATTCCAAATTTCTTCAGTATTCTTGTAGCTCATAGGATATCCCATAGCTGTAGATACTTCTGAAACTATTTGCCAGTCAGTTTTTACATTACCCTTAGGTTCAACTGCCTTATGGAATCTTTGGAATCCTCTATCAGCACAGCTGTATACTCCTTCATGCTCTCCCCAAGAAGTAGATGGAAGTATAACGTCAGCATACATAGCTGTTTTGTTCATGAATATATCTTGAACAACAACGAAGTCTATGTTTTCAAGAGTTTCTATAATTTCACTTGTGTAAGGATCACTTTGTACTGGATCTTCTCCAACAATGTAGTAAGCCTTAACTCTGTGATCTTCAATCGCAGCATGAGGTACTTCTGTTAGCTTCATACCGATTTCTCCTGAAAGCTTAACTCCCCAAGCCTTTTCGAATTTTTCACGTGCAGCATCGTCAGTAACCTTTTGATATCCTGGGAATTCATTAGGTAGTACCCCCATATCACAAGTTCCTTGAACGTTGTTTTGCCCACGAACTGGTCCTATACCAACATTTGGTCTACCAAGGTTTCCTGTTAATATAGGTAGTGCTGCAAGACCCTTAACAACATCAACCGCTTGAGCAAATTGGCAAACACCCATTCCGTAAAGAATCATAGCATTTTTAGCTCCAGCGTAAGCTCTCATAGCTTCTCTGATGTCATCAGCCTTAACACCTGTAATTTCTTCAGCATACTCAGGAGTATACTTTTCAACTGTCTTCTTATATTCTTCAAAACCTTCAGCGTATTTTTCAACGTATTCTTTATTATAAAGACCTTCATTGATTAAAACGTTACCAAAAGCATTAACTAATGCCATGTTTGTTCCGTTTTTAAGCTGAAGCCACATGTCAGATATTCTACCTGTTTCAGTCATTCTTGGGTCAACGCTGATTATCTTAGCACCCTTTTCTTTTGCTCTAACTACTCTTCTAGCAACGATTGGATGTGAATCTGCTGCGTTGTATCCAAATACAAATAATAGATCAGTATCTTCAATTTCTGGTATTGAGTTTGTCATGGCACCGCCACCAAGTGTTGTAGCAAGACCTGCTACTGAAGGCGCATGTCAGACTCTCGCACAGTGGTCTATATTGTTAGTTCCAATAGCTGCTCTTGCAAACTTTTGGATTACATAATTTGCTTCATTTCCTGGTCCTCTGGCTGAACCTGCAACCATTATTGAGTCTGGACCATATTCTTTCTTTATTTTATTTAGCTTTTCAGCAACAAAGCTTATAGCTTCATCCCATGATACTTCTTCAAGTTCACTATGTTTTCCACCTTTTCTTATCATAGGATTCTTTAATCTTCCTGATATTAGCTTAGGATCGTTTAGGAAATCCCATCCATAACGTCCTTTTAGACATAGTGTTCCTTGATTTGTTCTACCGTCTGCTGCTTCTGCTCTTATAACTTGTCCGTCTTTAACAACAAGGTTTAGTTTACAGCCTGCTCCGCAATATGGACATACCGTCAACACTTTCTTTTCCATTGACATTTCCCCCTTTTTAACAATTACAACCGATATGCTTATAAAGCATTACTTAATTACCATATCAGCTTATATAGATATATAAAATAATACTAGCTCCAAAAATTTGTCGATATAATGTACTACTTCATAAGCTATTATAATATGAAGTAGTACTATCTGTTTACTATCATTATAATCTATAACAATTTCATAGTCAATTAGAGTAACGTCCTTATTTTAAAGGGTTTATAGCTATGTTACTGTTAAAGGGGCCATTAAATGGATTTTTAAAAAATTACAAACATAAATTGTAAATTTTTAGATCAAATATATTCTAATTAACATAATGTTAAAGTTTAGCTGAAGCAAAAACTGTCATTCTACTACATTCGAGGCTATTTTATTGCTCCAAATTGCTTCTTAAGCTCATCATATTCTTCTTTAACTTTCTTTTCTGCAGCGACCTGATCTTCTATTCTTTCAACCTTAATTGCACAGTATTTAAATTCTGGTGTCTTACTTATAGGATCTAAATGACCACTTGTTAACTCATTACAAGCTCCAACCCACCATTGGTACGTCATGTAAGTTGCACCTTTCTTAACTCTTCCAGTAACTAGTGCTCTACTTACTATGCTTCCACGTCTTGAACTTATCTTAACAAGCTCTCCATCCTTTATCCCAAGTTCCTTAGCGTCCTCAGGACTCATTTGGATATATCCTGGTTCATCTTCCAGAGTAGTTAGTGCTCTACAGTTACCTGTCATTGTTCTAACTGAATAATGCCCTACTTCTCTAACTGTTGAAAGTACAAGAGGATATTCTTCATTTATCTTATCTCCTGGCTCTCTCCACTCTGTAGCAAATAAAACCCCCTTCTTATTAGGAGTTGTAAATAGGTTTCCTTCATATAAATAAGGTGAGCCTTTACTTTCTTCATTAGGACATGGCCATTGAACACTTCCAAGTCTTTCTATCTTTTCATATGTTGCACCTGCAAATAGTGGAGAAAGACTTATAAGTTCATTCCATATTTCCTCAGTATTATTATAGCTCATAGGATATCCCATAGCTGTTGAAAGCTCGCAGATTATTTCATAATCTACCTTAACATCACCCTTTGGTTCAACTGCTTTCCTAATTCTTTGGAATCCTCTGTCTGCACAGCTATATATTCCTTCATGTTCACCCCATGAAGTAGCTGGAAGTATAACATCTGCATACATAGCTGTTTTATTCATGAATATATCTTGAACAACTACAAATTCAAGTTTTTCCATAGTTTCTCTTATTTCTGAAGCATGTGGATCACTTTGAACTGGATCTTCACCCATGATGTAGTAAGCCTTAAGCTTATTATCATCTAGTACTGCATGAGGAACTTCAGTTATACGAGTTCCTATTTTTCTAGGAAGTGTAACACCCCAGGCTTTTTCGAACTTCTGAACTGCTTCCTCATTTGTAATCTTTTGGTATCCTGGAAGGTCAGCTGGTAAAACTCCCATATCACATGTACCTTGAACATTGTTTTGTCCACGAACAGGTCCTATACCAACATTTGGTCTTCCAAGCTTTCCTGTTAGTAGTGGAAGTGCTGCAAGTCCCTTAACAACATCAACAGCTTGTGAGAATTGACAAACTCCCATTCCATAAAGAATCATAGCTTCATCTGTAGCAGCATACTCCCTCATAGCTGTTCTTATATCCTCAGCCTTAACCCCTGTAATACTTTCAACGTATTCAGGAGTGTACTTTTCTACTTGTTTTTTATATGTTTCAAAACCTTCTGTATACTTTTCAATAAATTCCTTGTTGTAAAGTCCTTCATTAACTAGTACATGTCCAAATCCATTAACTAAAGCCATGTTTGTACCATTTTTTAGTTGAAGCCAAAGATCAGATATTCTAACACTTTCTGTCATTCTAGGATCAGCTGTTATAAGCTTTGCTCCCTTTTCCTTAGCTCTAACAATTCTTCTAGCAACTACAGGGTGAGCTTCTGCTGGATTATATCCAAATACCATTATAAGCTTTGCATCTTCAATTTCTGGTATTGAATTCGTCATTGCTCCACCACCTAGTGTAGCTTCAAGTCCTGCAACTGAAGGTCCATGGCAAACTCTAGCACAGTGATCTATGTTATTGGTTCCAATTGCACATCTACCGAATTTTTGAAGTACATAGTTAGATTCATTTCCTGGCCCTCTAGCTGAACCTGCTATCATTATAGAATCTGGTCCATACTTTTTCTTAATTTCAGTTAGTCTTTCTGCAGTATATTTTATAGCCTCATCCCATGATACTTCTTCAAATTTTCCATTTTTCTTTATCATAGGCTTTCTAATTCTTCCTGACACAAGCTTTGGATCATTTAGGAAGTCCCATCCATAACGCCCCTTTAAACATAGCGTTCCTTCATTTGTTCTTCCATCTGCTCCTTCAGCTCTAATAATTTCTCCATCTTTAACAACTAGATACAACTGACAGCCTGTACCACAATATGGACATGTTGTAAGAATTTTTTCTTCCATTCCTAATCCCTCCTTGAAATAAAACTGACATAATTTCAATTCATGCCAAATTAACAAATTTCCAATCCACCACTTTTAAAAAATTTATTTCTAAATAATAATACGAACAATGAACTTATGACTTTTTATCCACCATCCATATTTGTTAAGGCAATTATAGTTTATAGGATTTTGCCAGTCAATTGATGTAAGAATAGTTGTATACTGTCTCCTTTTATCATAGAAACTACCTATATACTTTTGCTAGTACAACTATTAATTTTGCATAAAAAAAGCAGCAAAAAACCTGTAGTATCAAGGCTTTCTGCTGTCTATACTTTTTTTAAATGACTTTTTTCTTCCTTATTCGATATTTTAATTCATAGCAAAGTACTCTATTATAAATATCTACCTATATAGATGTTCTCTTGTCATTGGAATATCATTACATATTCCCTTAGTAAATACTATTTGATGCAAATCAACTACACCATTATTAAATGCTGCCGCACATGAACATAGATATAATTCCCACATTCTTATAAAACGTTCATCGAACATAGTGCTTATTTTGTCCATTTCATTATTGAAGTTATCATACCAGCAAAGCAAAGTCTTTACATAGTGACGTCTTAGACTCTCTACATCTTGAACATAAAAGTCCTTTTCTCCTCCAATATTTATAATCTCCCTTAAACTTGGAATTACACCACCTGGGAATATGTATTTTTTAATCCAAGGGTCTCCTGGATACTCTTTTCTTCCGCTAATATAGTGAAGAAGGAACATTCCTCCATCATTTAAAATAGCATCTGCATTTTCAAAGAATAAATTGTAATTGTCTCTTCCTACATGCTCAAGCATACCAACGCTAACTATTCTATCAAACTTCATATTTGACTTTCTAAGATCACGATAATCCATTAGCTTAACTTCTATATAATCCTCAAGACCTTCTTCTTTTACTCTTTCTTGAAACTTATTATATTGTTCCT of the Clostridium cylindrosporum DSM 605 genome contains:
- the fdhF gene encoding formate dehydrogenase subunit alpha codes for the protein MEEKILTTCPYCGTGCQLYLVVKDGEIIRAEGADGRTNEGTLCLKGRYGWDFLNDPKLVSGRIRKPMIKKNGKFEEVSWDEAIKYTAERLTEIKKKYGPDSIMIAGSARGPGNESNYVLQKFGRCAIGTNNIDHCARVCHGPSVAGLEATLGGGAMTNSIPEIEDAKLIMVFGYNPAEAHPVVARRIVRAKEKGAKLITADPRMTESVRISDLWLQLKNGTNMALVNGFGHVLVNEGLYNKEFIEKYTEGFETYKKQVEKYTPEYVESITGVKAEDIRTAMREYAATDEAMILYGMGVCQFSQAVDVVKGLAALPLLTGKLGRPNVGIGPVRGQNNVQGTCDMGVLPADLPGYQKITNEEAVQKFEKAWGVTLPRKIGTRITEVPHAVLDDNKLKAYYIMGEDPVQSDPHASEIRETMEKLEFVVVQDIFMNKTAMYADVILPATSWGEHEGIYSCADRGFQRIRKAVEPKGDVKVDYEIICELSTAMGYPMSYNNTEEIWNELISLSPLFAGATYEKIERLGSVQWPCPNEESKGSPYLYEGNLFTTPNKKGVLFATEWREPGDKINEEYPLVLSTVREVGHYSVRTMTGNCRALTTLEDEPGYIQMSPEDAKELGIKDGELVKISSRRGSIVSRALVTGRVKKGATYMTYQWWVGACNELTSGHLDPISKTPEFKYCAIKVERIEDQVAAEKKVKEEYDELKKQFGAIK
- the mobB gene encoding molybdopterin-guanine dinucleotide biosynthesis protein B, which translates into the protein MENIFSRKKRGQKIISIVSTVSGCGKTTLIEGLIPIFKKRNYTVGVLKHDAHNIDIDKEGKDSYRFTHAGADNVVVAGAEKVVMIQQVKEEKQLEELFPLFQDIDILILEGFKHNKFTKIEVHRKGVGEGLFYNNPSTDKSKFLAIASNEKLDVDIPVLDLDNIFDIADFIERDMHRHD
- the fdhF gene encoding formate dehydrogenase subunit alpha: MEKKVLTVCPYCGAGCKLNLVVKDGQVIRAEAADGRTNQGTLCLKGRYGWDFLNDPKLISGRLKNPMIRKGGKHSELEEVSWDEAISFVAEKLNKIKKEYGPDSIMVAGSARGPGNEANYVIQKFARAAIGTNNIDHCARVUHAPSVAGLATTLGGGAMTNSIPEIEDTDLLFVFGYNAADSHPIVARRVVRAKEKGAKIISVDPRMTETGRISDMWLQLKNGTNMALVNAFGNVLINEGLYNKEYVEKYAEGFEEYKKTVEKYTPEYAEEITGVKADDIREAMRAYAGAKNAMILYGMGVCQFAQAVDVVKGLAALPILTGNLGRPNVGIGPVRGQNNVQGTCDMGVLPNEFPGYQKVTDDAAREKFEKAWGVKLSGEIGMKLTEVPHAAIEDHRVKAYYIVGEDPVQSDPYTSEIIETLENIDFVVVQDIFMNKTAMYADVILPSTSWGEHEGVYSCADRGFQRFHKAVEPKGNVKTDWQIVSEVSTAMGYPMSYKNTEEIWNELLSVAPLFAGATYEKLEKLGGVQWPCATAESKGTPYLYEGNKFTTPTGKAQLVAAEWREPGDKLTEEFPLILSTVREVGHYSVRTMTGNCRALTELADEPGLIQINPEDAKKYKIKDGELVKVTSRRGTTITRASITERAKKGATYMTYQWWVGACNELTSGHLDPVSKTPEFKYTAVKLEKIDDQVAAEKEIVDRYNDYKKKFGAKVAE